AGTTGGGCCGGTTGTAGCGGAGTGTATTGCAGCAATGCGGGTCGATTTCGACGAGGGCCCGGTGTTGGAATCCGGCGCTTTCCAGCCCAAGGGCTTGACCACCAGCACCGGCGCAAATCTCGATTGATGTGAGGAGGGGCATGAGGGAGCTTTCTGAATATTTAATCAGTTGTTTTCTTTTTGCTAATCATAGCAATCATCGGCGCGGAATACCAGCCATGATTTGGATAGACTAGTGCTCCAAAGTGGGGCGGTTTCCGGAGCGGGCGAGGTTTTTGCTGGGTGCGCGCGGGGCGGGGTGAGGGCGGTTCGGGGGGATGGCTTGCGGGCTGGGGTTTGGGGGTGGTCGCGCGGGTTGGATTTGCGGATGTGGTTGGTCGGAAGGTTCTATGTCGCCCCGCTGGGGCTTTATTGTTTGGGGGCGGGTAACCCAGGGTTCCGGTCGTACCGGCCTTCGGCGCGGGCACGACCGTCACCCTGGGCTACGGTATGCCGCCACTGCGTGGCTATGCAATTGGGCGCTTAATTGGGTACGAGCCCTGTTCGCGTTCATCTGCGTCCATTCGCGGTTCAACTCGATTGGTTTCGGGTATGCAGGGATGGGCTACGGGGGCGCGGGCAGTTGGCGGTGCGGGCGGTGCGGGCGGCTTTGCCGCCGTGGACAGGCGGGACGCCTATCCTACTTTGCGCCTTGCGGCGCGGTGGACGGGCGGGGTAGTCGGCTGGATTTGGTGGCGCGGCGTGGTTTGGCTCGACCCGGGCCGGGACGTACCCCCGCGTTGGGGCGTTTGTGGGTTGGGGGCGGTGTGTCTGAGTACGTTGGGTGTGCGCTTCGAGGGTAGGGGGGTGTGCGGCGGTACGTCCCTTGGTTGGGCTGGGTTTTCGGGGAGGGGCGTGTTTGGATCGTTGTTGCGCCTTGCGGCGCTTTGGATAGGCGGGACGGCTGTCCTGCTTTGCGCCTTTTGGCGCGGTGGACGGGCGGGGTAGTCGGCTGGATTTGGTGGCGCGGCGTGGTTTGGCTCGACCCGGGCCGGGACGTACCCCCGCGTTGGGGCGTTTGTGGGTTGGGGGCGGTGTGTCGGAATACGTTGGGTGTGTGCTTCGGGGTTGGGGGGGTGTGCGGCGGTACGTCCCTTTTCTGGGCTGGGGATTGGTGGTGGTCGCGTACGTTGTAGTGGCGGATGTGGTTGGTCGGAAGGTTCTATGTCGCCCCGCTGGGGCTTTATCGTTTGGGGGCGGGTAACCGAGGGCTGGCTCGTTCGCGCTGTCGCGCGATCTCGCTTCGCCCTGGGCTACGGTATGCCGCCGCTACGCGGCTATGCAATTGGGCGCTATCCGGTGCTCACGTCTTTTCGGTTTGGAATTCGGGCTTCCTGTAGCGGGGCGAGTAAGGTTTGCGCCTTGCGGCGCGGTGGACGGGCGGGGTAGCAGGCTGGATTTGGTGGCGCGGCGTGGTTTGGCTCGACCCGGGCCGGGACGTACCCCCGCGTTGGGGCGTTTGTGGGTTGGGGGCGGTGTGTTGGAATACGTTGGGTGTGTGCTTCGGGATCGGGCGTATGCGCGGCGGTACGTCCCTTGGTTGTGCTGGCGGTATGTCCCCTGGTTGGGCGTTTTTTATTGCGTGGTGGAAGCGGGGGCTGGGGAAGGCGTACGCTTGGGGTGCGGGGAGGGGGCTCGCACGCGGACGGTTTTCCATGGAAGGACGCTCACTGTAATGGCCGATGAAGCTTCGCGGGGCCTTGTGGCCTTGCTCCGACGTTATCAGATTGCCGGCATCACGGCGCTGGCGCTTTCGATGATTGCGGCGTATCTGACGCTGCGTTTCGGGTTCGGGCTGGCGGGGTGGCGGGCGGATGCGCCGTTGTGGATCTGCCTGGCGCTGGGCGGGACGCCGCTGGTGTTCGAACTGGGGGCGAAGGCCCTGCGGCGCGAGTTTGGATCGGACCTGCTTGGCGGCATTTCGATCGTGACGTCGGTCGTGCTGGGGGAGTATCTGGCGGGCGCGATTATCGTGTTGATGCTTTCGGGGGGCGAGGCGCTGGAGGCATACGCGCTGCGCAGCGCGTCTTCCGTGCTGGCGGCGCTGGCGCGGCGGATGCCGTCGGTGGCGCATCGAAAGGGTGAGAACGGGACGCTGGAGGATGTGGCGCTGGACCGGGTGGCGGTGGGCGACACGCTGGTGGTTTATCCGCACGAGATCTGTCCGGTGGATGGCGAGGTGCTTGCGGGGCACAGCGTGATGGATGAGTCGTACCTAACGGGCGAGCCGTTTCAGATCACGAAGACGCTGGGGTCGAGCGTGATATCGGGCTCGATCAATGGGGAGTCCGCGCTGACCATTCAGGCGACGCGGCGGGCGGCGGATTCGCGGTACGCGCGGATTATGGCGGTGATGCGGGAGTCGGAAGCGACGCGCCCGCAGATGCGCCGTCTGGGGGATCAGCTGGGGGCGGCGTATACGCCGCTGGCGGTGGTTATTGCGGTGGGGGCGTGGCTGGTCAGCGGCGATCCGTTGCGCTTTCTGGCGGTGCTGGTGATCGCGACGCCGTGCCCGCTGCTGATCGGGATTCCGGTGGCGATTATCGGTTCGATTTCGCTTTGCGCGCGGCGTGCGATTGTGGTGAAGAGCCCGATCGCGCTGGAGCAGATGACCCGGTGCCGTACGGCGATATTCGACAAGACGGGGACGCTGACCTATGGGGAGCCGGCCCTGACGGAGCTTGCGCCGGGCCCGGGTTTCGAGCGTCGGGAGGTGTTGCGCCTGGCGGCGGCGGTGGAGCGCTATTCCAAGCACCCGCTCGCGGAGGCGATCGTGGCGGCGGCGGAGGGGGAGGGGTTGGTCATTCCGGATCCGGAGTCCGTTCGGGAACGTCCGGGCGAGGGGCTGCGGGGCATGGTCGAGGGGCGCGCAATTCGTATAACCAGCCGCAAGAAGATCGATGGGGAGCCGGTGGCGGGGCTGGAGCACCTGCCCGAGTTTGCGGGGGGGCTCGAGTGTGTGGTGATTGTTGACGGGACGCTCGCCGCGACATGCCGTTTCCGGGATTCGCCGCGCGCGGAGAGCCATTCCTTCATGCGGCACCTGGGGCCGCGGCACCAGTTCAAGCGTTTGATGATCGTTTCCGGCGACCGCGAGTCGGAAGTGCGTTACCTGGCGGAGGAAGTGGGGGTGACGGAGATCCACGCGCAGAAGAGTCCGGAGGAGAAGCTGGCGATTGTTCGGGAGGAAACCGCGCGGGCGCGCACGCTCTATGTCGGGGACGGCATCAACGATGCGCCGGCGATGATGGCGGCGACGGTGGGTATGGCGATCGGGCAGGGGAGCGATGTCACGGCGGAGGCGGCGGGGGTGGTGATCATGGACAATACGCTGCAAAAGGTGGACGAGTTTCTGCATATCAGCCGGCGGATGCGCGCGATTGTGCTGCAGAGCGTGCTGGGCGGCATGGCGCTGAGCCTTATCGGGATGGGGCTGGCGGCTGCGGGGCATTTGAGCCCGGTGCAGGGCGCGGTTTGCCAGGAGATCATCGACGTGCTGGCGGTGTTGAACGCGTTGCGGGCGGCGTGGCCCCCGCGGACGCTTTCGGACATGTAGCGGGGGCTATTGCTCGATAGAGCGTGCGTCGCACCAGGACACGCGTCCGGCTTCGACCTGGTATTCGACTTCGAGGGGGTTGCAGCAGATCTCGCAGTCGTAGATAAAGCACTGGCCTCTGAGGGAGAGGTCGAGGGGGATGGAGAAGGTTTGCCAGCAGTGGGGGCAGGTGATGTCGTAGAATTCCACGGTGTGGGTATCCGGTAGTGCGGTGCAATTTCTGGGGTTTATGGTACCTGATCCGGGCGGGTGGATTGGTAGGTGTGGGCGGGCGGCTTTGCCGCCGTGGACAGGCGGGACGGCTATCTTACGTTGGGTGGAGTTCTGGTATTACCCCGCCCAGACAGTGGGGAAGTAAGCGTAGTCTCGATTTTTGCACTTCGCCGGAAACCCACTATGATACGGGCTTTCAGCCCTGGCCGAAATCGTCGTCATTCTTCCTGGGCCGGCGGCCCAGGCTGATATGATCGTGCGCCTTCGGCGCTGAAGAAACGCTACTCAGGGCCGAAGGCCTGTTTCAAACCAGCCTGGGCCATCGGCCCAGGCTAAGGGATCCAATAATCGATAAGGGCTGAAGGCCCGCTTCATAGCGCTTGTAATTCATCGGTAATGTCAGAGCTGCACCCCTTACTTTGTTGACCCCGGCCGGGACGTACCCCCGCGTTGGGGCGTTTGTGGTTTGTAGGCGGTGTAACGGAATACGTTGGGTGTGTGCTTCGGGATTGGGGGTATGTGCGGCGGTACGTCCCTTGTTTGGGGTGGATCGAACCGGGCCGGGACATACCCCCGCGTTGGGGCGTTTGTGGCTTGTAGGCGGTGTAACCCAATACGTTGGGTGTGTGCTTCGGGGTTGGGCGTGTTTGCGGCGGTACGTCCCTTGTTTGGGGTGGATCGAACCGGGCCGGGACGTACCCCCGCGTTGGGGCGTTTGTGGTTTGTAGGCGGTGTAACGGAATACGTTGGGTGTGTGCTTTGGGGTTGGGCGTATTTGCGGCGGTACGTCCCTTGTGTGGGGTGGGTTATTGTGGACGGGAATGTCTGCGTCCCGGTGGGGGGACGTGTTAAGCTATGCGGGAACGCGGAGGTGTTCGGGCGTGGCGCCTGAACGGTCCGGGTCCCGGGAGAGCTTTCGATGGTTTGCCGCAGGTTGTTCTTGTTGCTGTTTGCCGGGTTGATTGTCGCGCCGTTCAGTGGCGGGGCGCGCGCCGCCGCGGGGGGTGATGGCCTTTCGGTGGGCCCGGATGACTGGCCGTGGTGGCGCGGTGCGGACCGCAATGGTGTGGCGGCCTCCGGGCAGTCGCTGCCATCGGAATGGGGCGAGGAAAAGAATGTTCTGTGGAAGGTGGAGGTTCCCGGGCGCGGTTATTCTTCGCCGACGGTGGTGGGGGACCGGATCTACCTGACGACTTCCGACGAGGCTGCCGAGATCCAGTCGGTGCTGAGTTTTGATCGGCAATCGGGCGCGCTTCAGTGGAAGACGGATGTGCACCAGGGCGGTTTTGCGTCGGAGGGGCGGCAGGGCCACGTGCGATCATCGAAGGCGTCGTGCACGGTGGCGTGCGATGGCGAGCGGGTGTTTGCGAGCTTCATCAACGACAACGCGGTGCACCTGACGGCGCTGGACTTGAACGGAGCGCAACTCTGGCAGCGGAAGGTCTCGGACTATGTCATGCACCAGGGCTACGGGGCGTCGCCGGCCCTTTACGGCCCGCTGGTGATGGTCTCCGTTGATCATCATGGCGGCGGCGTCATCTCGGCCTACGATCGCGTTTCCGGCGATCTTGTCTGGTCGCAGCCGCGGCCGAAGAACCCGAATTATACGTCGCCGATGATCCTGAACGTTGCTGGGCGCGATCAGGCGATCCTGGTGGGGTGTGATATGGTGGCCAGTTACGACCCGATGAGCGGCGCGGTGAACTGGGAGACGCCCGGCGCGACGACGGAGTGCGTGACATCGACTGTGACCGATGGATCCGTGGTCGTGACGAGTGGCGGCTATCCGAGCAAACACATATCGGTGTTGCGCGGTGACGGATCGGGCGAGCAGCTGTGGCGGAACGAGACGATGGTGTATGTGCCTTCGATGATCTTGCACGATGGCCACCTGTACTCCGTGGATGACAATGGCGACGCCCGGTGCTACCGGCTGGAGACGGGCGAACTTGTTTGGGAGCACCGCCTGCGCGCGAAGTTTGGCGCGTCGCTGGTGATGGCGGACGGCCAGATTTACGCGACGGCGGACGATGGAACGACCTTCGTTTTTGCGGCGCGGCCGGACGCATTTACGCCCGTGGCGGAGAACCGGATTGCGGCGGATGAGGTTCAGGCGACGCTGGCGATCTGCGGGAATCGGATCTATATGCGGGTGACGCAGGGCCGGGGCGAGGAGCGCCGGGAGATGCTGTACTGCATCGGGGAATAGGGCATCCCGAAGCAAAAAGAACGCGGGCCGGGATACGATTCCCGGCCCGCGCGTTGTTTTTGGGCTATTCCACCTGGGCCGCCGCGGGCTCCGCCGGTTCGGAGGGGGCCGGGGCATTTGCGGGGGCGTCCGCGTCGGGGACGACCGCGTTGGGGTCCCACCCGCCGCCGAGGGCTTTGTAGAGGGCGACGAGGTTCGCCAGTACGATGCTCTCGCTCTGGACGAGCTGATCCTCGGTGTTGAAGAGGTCGCGCTGCGCCTGCAGGACGTTCAGGAAGCCTTCAAGGCCGCGCTGGTAGCGCTCGTTTGCGAGTTTTACCGCGCGCTGGTTCGCGGCGACGGCTTCCTTGAGGGTCCGGTGGAAGACCTGCTCCTTGTTGAAGCCGACGAGGGCATGTTCGACGTCGCCCAGGGCTCCGAGCAGGGTCTGCTCGTAGCGGAGGAGGGCGGCTTCCTGGCGGGCGTTTTGCACTTCGATGTTGGCGCGAATGCGCCCGCCCTGGAAAACGGGCCAGTTGACGCGGGGCCCGATGGAGCCGAGGAGGTTGCCGCTTTCGGCCAGGTTGCCGAGGACGTTGCTCTGGCTGGAGACGCCGCCGGTGAGGAAGAAGCGGGGATAGCGTTCGGCCATGGCGACGCCGATGCGCGCGTTCTGTGCCGCGAGCTGCCGCTCGGCGACGCGGATATCGGGGCGGCGGCGGAGCAACTCCGAGGGCAGGCCGACGGGAATTGCGGACGGGGCGGCCGGGAGGGCCTGGACGGGTTCCAGCTCTTCGAGGAGGGATCCGGGCGCGCCGCCGAGCAGGAGGCCGATGCGGTAGATCGCGCTCGCGATCTGTTGCTCCAGCAGGGGAACCTGCCCCTGGAAGGTGGCGAGGAGGGCTTCGGCGCGGACGGCGTCGAGTTCGCTGCTGATGCCGGCGTCATACCGGGCGCTGGTGAGGTTGACGGTTTCCGCCTGGGCCTCGATATTCCGCTGGGTGATGGCGAGGCGCTGCTGGGCGGCGCGGAGATCGATGTAGTTCAGTGCGACTTCGGCGGCGAGCGACACGAGCACATCGCGCTCGGCCTCGATGGCGGCCTGCAATTCCGCGTCGGCCGCCTCGATGGCGCGCCTGTTTCCACCGAAGACATCGAGCTCCCAGGAGGCGTCGAATCCGGCGCGGAAAAGATCCGTCGTGCGATCGGGGGCGCCGCCCGAGGGGCTGATGGTGATGCCGGTGGTCGCGCCGGCCGCGTTTGCGGTTTGCGAGATGGATGTATTG
This is a stretch of genomic DNA from Candidatus Hydrogenedentota bacterium. It encodes these proteins:
- the cadA gene encoding cadmium-translocating P-type ATPase yields the protein MADEASRGLVALLRRYQIAGITALALSMIAAYLTLRFGFGLAGWRADAPLWICLALGGTPLVFELGAKALRREFGSDLLGGISIVTSVVLGEYLAGAIIVLMLSGGEALEAYALRSASSVLAALARRMPSVAHRKGENGTLEDVALDRVAVGDTLVVYPHEICPVDGEVLAGHSVMDESYLTGEPFQITKTLGSSVISGSINGESALTIQATRRAADSRYARIMAVMRESEATRPQMRRLGDQLGAAYTPLAVVIAVGAWLVSGDPLRFLAVLVIATPCPLLIGIPVAIIGSISLCARRAIVVKSPIALEQMTRCRTAIFDKTGTLTYGEPALTELAPGPGFERREVLRLAAAVERYSKHPLAEAIVAAAEGEGLVIPDPESVRERPGEGLRGMVEGRAIRITSRKKIDGEPVAGLEHLPEFAGGLECVVIVDGTLAATCRFRDSPRAESHSFMRHLGPRHQFKRLMIVSGDRESEVRYLAEEVGVTEIHAQKSPEEKLAIVREETARARTLYVGDGINDAPAMMAATVGMAIGQGSDVTAEAAGVVIMDNTLQKVDEFLHISRRMRAIVLQSVLGGMALSLIGMGLAAAGHLSPVQGAVCQEIIDVLAVLNALRAAWPPRTLSDM
- a CDS encoding CPXCG motif-containing cysteine-rich protein; translated protein: MEFYDITCPHCWQTFSIPLDLSLRGQCFIYDCEICCNPLEVEYQVEAGRVSWCDARSIEQ
- a CDS encoding PQQ-binding-like beta-propeller repeat protein; this encodes MVCRRLFLLLFAGLIVAPFSGGARAAAGGDGLSVGPDDWPWWRGADRNGVAASGQSLPSEWGEEKNVLWKVEVPGRGYSSPTVVGDRIYLTTSDEAAEIQSVLSFDRQSGALQWKTDVHQGGFASEGRQGHVRSSKASCTVACDGERVFASFINDNAVHLTALDLNGAQLWQRKVSDYVMHQGYGASPALYGPLVMVSVDHHGGGVISAYDRVSGDLVWSQPRPKNPNYTSPMILNVAGRDQAILVGCDMVASYDPMSGAVNWETPGATTECVTSTVTDGSVVVTSGGYPSKHISVLRGDGSGEQLWRNETMVYVPSMILHDGHLYSVDDNGDARCYRLETGELVWEHRLRAKFGASLVMADGQIYATADDGTTFVFAARPDAFTPVAENRIAADEVQATLAICGNRIYMRVTQGRGEERREMLYCIGE
- a CDS encoding efflux transporter outer membrane subunit, whose amino-acid sequence is MRAPLNFAAAAALAVLAAGCVTGPDYDRPDLDTPPGWVSEKATGVTESDTDVARWWEQLQDPVLNGLIRRAVESNLDLRIAGTRVREARAARGIAESALMPQVGFDAAATRSRGPEQNFDSGPPVSGGLSLGPGGLSRTITIRGRNTSISQTANAAGATTGITISPSGGAPDRTTDLFRAGFDASWELDVFGGNRRAIEAADAELQAAIEAERDVLVSLAAEVALNYIDLRAAQQRLAITQRNIEAQAETVNLTSARYDAGISSELDAVRAEALLATFQGQVPLLEQQIASAIYRIGLLLGGAPGSLLEELEPVQALPAAPSAIPVGLPSELLRRRPDIRVAERQLAAQNARIGVAMAERYPRFFLTGGVSSQSNVLGNLAESGNLLGSIGPRVNWPVFQGGRIRANIEVQNARQEAALLRYEQTLLGALGDVEHALVGFNKEQVFHRTLKEAVAANQRAVKLANERYQRGLEGFLNVLQAQRDLFNTEDQLVQSESIVLANLVALYKALGGGWDPNAVVPDADAPANAPAPSEPAEPAAAQVE